A genomic region of Notamacropus eugenii isolate mMacEug1 chromosome 3, mMacEug1.pri_v2, whole genome shotgun sequence contains the following coding sequences:
- the LOC140534196 gene encoding olfactory receptor 2AP1-like, whose protein sequence is MGNETRITEFVLQGLTDTEDLQMIVFLLLLLAYLVTISGNLTIITLTLLDTRLQTPMYFFLRNLSCLEIWFQTVIIPKMLVNIATGTKTISFAGCITQDFFHIFLGATEFFLLTAMSYDRYVAICKPLHYPTLMSSKICNQLILTCWLAGFSFIIVPLVLTSQLPFCDFHINHFFCDYTPLMEVVCSGPKALEMVDFTLALVALLSTLVLITISYVQIIRTIIKIPSSLERRKAFSTCSSHAVVVSMCYGSCFFMYVKPSPGKGVDLNKGVSLINTIIAPLMNPFIYTLRNQQVKQVVKDLVKKFTRLQNK, encoded by the coding sequence ATGGGCAATGAAACCAGAATAACTGAGTTTGTCCTCCAAGGACTGACAGATACCGAGGACCTGCAAATGATAGTTTTCCTGCTCCTGCTGCTAGCCTATCTGGTAACTATTTCTGGCAACTTGACTATTATCACTCTGACACTATTAGATACCCGTCTACAGACcccaatgtatttttttctccggAATCTGTCCTGCTTAGAGATCTGGTTCCAGACAGTTATCATCCCCAAGATGTTGGTCAACATCGCCACAGGGACCAAGACTATTAGCTTTGCAGGCTGTATCACCCAAGACTTCTTCCATATCTTTCTTGGAGCCACTGAATTCTTCCTCCTCACTGCCATGTCATATGACCGCTATGTGGCCATCTGCAAGCCCCTTCACTACCCAACCCTTATGAGCAGCAAAATCTGCAATCAGCTCATCCTCACCTGTTGGCTTGCTGGCTTCTCCTTCATCATTGTTCCTCTGGTCCTGACCAGCCAGCTTCCCTTCTGTGACTTCCACATCAACCACTTCTTCTGTGACTACACACCTCTGATGGAAGTGGTTTGTAGTGGGCCAAAGGCACTAGAGATGGTGGACTTCACTTTGGCCTTGGTAGCCCTCCTCAGCACCTTGGTGCTGATCACCATATCCTATGTCCAGATCATCCGGACAATAATTAAAATCCCATCATCCCTGGAGAGGAGGAAGGCTTTCTCCACATGCTCCTCTCATGCTGTTGTTGTGTCCATGTGCTATGGCAGCTGTTTCTTCATGTATGTCAAACCCTCACCAGGAAAAGGGGTTGACCTCAACAAGGGAGTGTCACTAATCAATACAATTATTGCCCCCTTAATGAATCCCTTCATCTACACCCTCAGGAACCAGCAAGTCAAGCAGGTGGTGAAGGACCTAGTTAAGAAGTTTACTCGACtccaaaacaaataa